Proteins from a genomic interval of Deltaproteobacteria bacterium:
- a CDS encoding DUF433 domain-containing protein — protein sequence MKELTRITTDPQVMGGRPCIRGLRVTVGTIVGLVGAGRSNEEILKLYPYLEEPDIAEA from the coding sequence AACTCACACGGATCACCACCGACCCGCAGGTCATGGGAGGCAGGCCCTGCATCCGCGGGCTCCGCGTCACCGTCGGGACCATCGTTGGCCTCGTGGGTGCCGGCCGGTCGAACGAAGAGATTCTCAAGCTCTACCCGTACCTTGAAGAACCCGACATCGCCGAGGC